Genomic segment of Paenibacillus macerans:
AAAGTTCTTCCTTTAGAGGATTGCGCTGTAGTGAGTGTATTAGCCCTATCATGCATAAATATGAAATGATTAATTTTTCATTTTAAACATGATTTATTTTAAATATAATGGTGCACATAATCTTGAGGCTGCTGTATCTTATTAGTGAATATGAATATTTACTCAATGTTAAGTTTGTAATCCAACCGTCTCACCGCGAAATCTTACAAATTAGGTGAAGATTTTCGGGGGAGATTATTGTATTATGTTAAGAAAGCTTTAGAAAAGACGGAATAGGGATGAAATGGGGGAGAAACATGACTGAACTAACGGTTACCGCAGGCACAAGCAACTCAAACAACCTGCTCCGGCGCGACATTCGTTTTTTGGGCAATATTCTAGGAGAGGTCCTGGTACATCAGGGCGGTAACGAGCTCTTGGATATTGTCGAGAAGATTCGTGAAGCCAGTAAATCGCTGCGGGCTGTATTTTTACCCGAATTGCATGATGAGTTTAAGGAAATGATCAATTCTCTTGAACCCGGAATTCGTCACCAAGTTATCCGTGCTTTTGCCATTTACTTTCAGCTCGTCAATATTGCCGAGCAGAATCATCGGATTCGCCGCAAGCGGGATTACGAACGTTCGGCCGGAGAAGCCGTTCAATCGGGAACGATCGAGGCCGCCATTAAAGGCCTGAAGGAACAGGGTTTCACTTATGTCGAAGTTAAGGAAATCATGGAGGGTATGTCCCTGGAGCTTGTGATGACGGCACACCCTACCGAAGCGATGCGGCGGGCGATCTTGGATATTCACAAACGGATTGCCGACGATGTCATGCAGCTCGATAATCCTACCCTTACGTTCCGCGAGCGTGAACAGCTTAGAGAGAAGCTGCTAAATGAAGTGATCACGCTTTGGCAAACCGATGAGCTGCGCGATCGTAAGCCCACGGTGCTCGATGAGGTCAGAAACGGGATGTACTATTTTCATGAGACGCTGTTTCATGTGCTTCCCGAAGTATATCAGGAACTGGAACGCAGCCTGACCAAATACTATCCGGAGCATTATTGGCACGTGCCCGCTTACCTGCGCTTTGGTTCGTGGATCGGCGGCGACCGGGACGGCAACCCGTCCGTTACCGCGGACGTGACCTGGCAAACGCTGCGGATGCAGCGGAAGCTGGCCGTGCGCGAGTATCAGCACATTTTGAGCGATTTGTTCAAGCATCTGAGCTTCTGCACCACGATCATCGACGTGACCGACGAGCTGATGGCCTCCATTCAACGCGACCGGCTTCAGGTAAAGCTGCAAAAAACGCAGCAGTGGAACAACGAGAAGGAGCCCTATCGCATTAAACTGACTTACATGGTGGAGAAACTGCACAATCTGCTGGACGACGCGAAAAAGGACACTCCGGAGCGCTACGCCAACGTGAGCGAGTTTATCGAGGACTTGAAAATCATCGACCGCAGTCTGCGCCACCATTATGCGGACTATGTAGCCGATACGCATCTTAAAAAGCTGATCCGCCAGGTGGAGCTGTTCGGCTTCCACACGGCGACCCTGGACGTTCGCCAGCACAGCAAAGAGCACGAGAACGCCATGACGGAAATCTTGGCGAACATGAATATCGTGCCGAACTATTCCGAACTGGAGGAAGAGGAGAAGGTCAAGCTGTTGGAAAAACTGCTGAACGATCCTCGTCCGTTGACGTCGCCTTATCAGGATTACAGCGAAAGCACCAATGAATGCCTGGAAGTATACCGTGCGATATACCGTGCGCAACAAGAGTACGGAAAGCAATGTATTACCAGCTACCTGATCAGTATGACGGAAGCGGCCAGCGATATTCTCGAAGTTATGGTTTTTGCCAAAGAAGTCGGATTGTTCCATAAGGAAGCGGACGGCAGCGTAACCTGCACACTGCAATCCGTGCCGCTGTTTGAGACGATCGATGATCTGCATGCCGCGCCGGGCATCATGAATCAGTTGTTCACCATGCCGATCTATCGGCAATCGGTGGCGGCGATGAATGATCTGCAGGAAATTATGCTGGGATACTCCGACAGCAACAAGGACGGCGGCGTGGTCACGGCCAACTGGGAGCTGCGCGTCGCGATGAAGCAAATTACGGCGACGGCCAACCAATACGGCGTTAAGCTGAAGTTTTTCCACGGCCGCGGAGGCGCGCTTGGCCGCGGGGGCATGCCGCTGAACCGCAGCATTCTGGTACAGCCGCCGGAAACGATCGGAGGAGGCATCAAGATCACCGAGCAGGGTGAAGTGCTCTCGTCGCGTTATTCTTTGCGAGGCATCGCCTACCGCAGTCTGGAGCAGGCTACCTCCGCATTGATCGAGGCCAACAAGCTTGCCAAGCTGCGTCAGAAGTGCAACCCCGAGGAAGAGCGCTGGGAAGAAATCATGGCCGGCATCTCGGAGACTTCGCTGAGCAAATACCAGGATCTCGTGTTCCGCGAACCGAATTTCCTGAAGTTTTTCCGGGAATCTACGCCGCTTGTCGAGATCGGCGAACTGAATATCGGCTCGCGCCCGTCCAAACGCAAAAACAGCGACCGGTTTGAGGATCTCCGGGCGATTCCTTGGGTATTTGCCTGGACGCAAAGCCGCTATCTATTCCCGGCTTGGTATGCCGCCGGCACCGGACTGATGAATTTTTATCAGAACAAAGAAGAAAATCTGAAAATACTGCAGGAAATGTATCAGCACTTCTCGTTTTTCCGCTCCGTGATCGATACGCTGCAGTTCGCCTTGATTAAGGCGGACTTGGTAATCGCACAGGAATACGCCAATATGTGTTCCGATTCGGAAGCGAAGGAGCGGGTCTTTGGTCAGATCGAAGAAGAATTCCGGTTGACGCGGGAGATGGTCCTGAAGATCGCCGGCATCTCCGAAATTCTCGACAATGTCCCGGGGCTTCAGGAATCGATCCGCCTGCGGAATCCTTACGTTGATCCGCTGAGTTACCTACAGGTTCAACTGCTGGCCGAGCTGCGCTCGGTTCGCGAGCAAGGCGAGGATGACGCGCACCTGCTGCGCGAAGTTCTGCTTACCATTAACGGCATTGCCGCAGGGCTCCGGAATACGGGCTGATACGAACTTAAACGCTGCATTTCATCATATGCCGGTCCTTTGGTAAAAGGGCCGGCTTTTTGATTGGCTTCTATTGCATTTTGCAGGCAGTTGCATTAACATTTGAATGAAGTACAGGCAGGGAATAGATTTAAGCCCGTCCATGGATCTGGGGGAAAATACGGTGGTAGATCATTTCGACGCAAGGCTGGTGAAGCTGGCCCGGAAAGGGGATCAGGGAGCCTTTGCCGAACTCGTTGATTTATATAAGGATAAACTGTTTCATCTGGGCTACAGGATGTTGTCGAACCGGCACGAAGCGGAGGATGTCGTGCAGGAGACGTTTTTAAGGGTTCACAAAAACTGGAGCCGTTACGATGATAAACAGAAATTTTCGACATGGATATACCGCATTGCGACGAATCTTTGTATCGACCGGTTGCGCAAGCGGAAACCGAGTTACTATCTCGATGCCGAAATGAACGACCAGGAAGGTATGGACGGTTATACGCTGATTCCCGGTGACGACAAAACGCCGGAAACGGAATATCTGCTTTCGGAAACGCAGCGGACGATTCATCAAGCCATAGCGGGCTTGCCGGCGAAATATAAGTCCGTCATTATTTTAAGATACCTGCAGGAAATGTCGCTCCAGGAAATCAGCGAAGTGCTGGACATGCCGGTAACGACGGTCAAGACGCGGGTTCACCGGGGACGCGAGTTTCTGCGAAAAAAGCTGGAGCACAAAGTGCTTTAAAACCGCGGTTAATTTTGCCGATATTTTTTTATGAAACGAAATTGTTTGCACTACGTAATGTAATGGTAGGACGAATAGGTTCCGGGGATCCGCCGGGATTTTCCGCATACGCATAGATTGATACTGAAAGGATTGGCTGATATGGAATGCAAGCAAGCCTCCTCATTAATGCATGATTATTTGGACGGCGAATTGAGCCGCGACGAAGCCCTAGCGTTGAAGCAACATATGCAAACCTGTCCGGTATGCCAGGAGCGGTTCAAAGAATTGGAGCAAACCGAAATGATGCTGTTTGCGACCATCAAGCACACGAGCCTTTCGGCGCCCGATGAGTTGGTCAACCGGATCATCAGCCAGATCCCGAATCAGCCGAAACAGCAGGCCTGGATCAAGTGGATCAAGCGGCACCCGGCTTTGACCGCGGCCGCCATGTTTCTGCTGGTGATGCTGTTCAGCGCCGTCTCTTTTTGGGATACCGATGATCAACTCGTAGTCAAAGGGACTAATCTCGATCAGGTGATCATCCATGGCGACACGGTGACGGTACCCGACAACTCAAAAATCGCCGGGAACTTGACGATAGAAAACGGCAAGGCCGAAATCTATGGTGAAGTTGAAGGCAATTTAACCGTCATTGACGGTACGTTTTATCAGGCTTCTACCGCGCATATTTCCGGTCAGGTCAAAGAAATCGATCGGGCACTGGATTGGATCTGGTATAGGATTACCAATACGTTCACGGAAGTCGCCTATAGGTAAACGTTTGGCTGGATGCAAATTTTTGGCGCCTCCCCTCGGGAAAACGGCGCTTTTTTTATTTTCGCTCAATCAGGAAAATAATGTAATTCATTACGAAAAGCGCCTATTTTTTCCCGGACGCTTGCATCTCACATGTGAACGTTATAACCTAGTAGTTAGGGGAAACTTATAGAGACAAGCATCCAATGCTGTAAATAATCGTTTCCTTATCAGCGGGCGAAGGATGCCCGTCAGGAACAGTCCCGGGGGTTGCATCATGAGTTATTTTTCGAATATGACTTGGCAGGACACCATCAAGGATGTCATCGATATCCTCATCGTTACCTACATCATTTACCAACTGATCTTGCTTGTGCGGGGAACGCGGGCCGTTCAACTGCTCAAGGGGATTCTCGTTCTGGTGGTTATTTGGGCGGTAAGCACGTGGTTTGATTTATATACGCTGAAATGGCTCATGAACCAAATGTTTACGTTCGGCGTACTGGCGATCTTCATTATTTTCCAGCCGGAATTAAGACGCGCGCTGGAGCAACTCGGTAGAGGCAAGCTATTTGGCCGCAGTTCGGCCGATGAGGAACAATTCGGCAAAGAAATCGGCGAGATTATCAAAGCCGTTAATTATTTATCACGTAGAAAAATCGGGGCGTTGATCGTCTTTGAACGGGATACGGGGCTCAATGAATATACCGAATCCGGGATTCCGATGCAATCGCTCATCTCTTCGCAGCTGCTGATCAATATTTTTATCCCGAATACGCCGCTGCATGACGGAGCGGTCATTATTCAGGGTCATAAAATATCGGCCGCGGCCTGCTATTTGCCGTTGTCGGAAAACCCGTTCATCAGCAAAGAACTGGGCACCCGGCACCGTGCGGCGATCGGGATCAGCGAAGTCGGCGATGCCGTTTCGATCGTCGTGTCCGAAGAGACCGGTCAAATTTCCCTGGCGATCAACGGCCAAGTCGTGCGCGATATAAATGAGGAGTCGTTGATTTCCAAGCTTTACGAAGAGCTTGGGCCGGATTCAAGCGCCAACGAAAAGCGCAGACCTTTCCGTAGAAGGAAGGAGGCCGGCAAAAATGGATAAGTGGCTGACCCACAACAACTTTGCTAAGGTTTTGGCTCTGGTCGTCAGCATTATTTTATGGGCGATGGTTCATTTGGACAGCGGAACGCCCGTCGATTCGACGACGCTAGCGCAGCCTAAAATCATCGATAACGTGAATATAGAAGTTACCGGATTGAACGATGAGAAGTATGTGTTGTATGACCTCGAACCGACTAAGGTACGTATGGAGGTTAAAGGAAAACGCATTGATTTAACGACGAGTTTTTCCGATTATAAAGTGAAATTGAATTTAAAAAACGTGGGTCCGGGGACGTTTACGCTTCCTTTGACCTATGAGCTTCCTCCCGGCGTGCAGCTGGTGTCGATCGACCCTTCGATCGTGAAGGTCACTGTTGAAGCGAAAGAAACCAAGACGGTTCCCGTGAGCATCGTGACGAAAGGGCAGCCTGCGAACGGGCTGCTTCTGGGCAGTCCGATCGTAGCCGGAAGCGGCACCGTTGATGTCACGCTGCCGGCCAGCGAAATCGGCGAGCTTAGCAAGGTGCAGGGAACCGTGGACGTAACGGGGCTCAAGGATTCGGTCAAAGGCAAAAGCGTGAAGCTTACGGCATATGATAAGCAGGGGAAAGCGATGGAAAGCGCAGAGATATCTCCAAGCTCCGTCGAGGTCGACGTTCCTATCACTAAAATGTATAAAACCGTGCCGATCGAACTGCGGTACACAGGGCAGCTTCCGGCGGGTTACGTGCTTGCGGGCGCGGAACCCGACGTGGAGGGCGTCGCCTTATATGGGACGAAGGAAACGCTCGCGGGCATAAGTTCCTATCCGATCACCGTCGATTTAGGGCGCTTTGACGGCTCGAATGCGACCAAATACTCGGTGGACTTGACGCCGCCGGAAGGTTTTGAGAAAATCGAGCCGAGCTCCGTCACGGTGACACTAAATGTGAA
This window contains:
- the ppc gene encoding phosphoenolpyruvate carboxylase; protein product: MTELTVTAGTSNSNNLLRRDIRFLGNILGEVLVHQGGNELLDIVEKIREASKSLRAVFLPELHDEFKEMINSLEPGIRHQVIRAFAIYFQLVNIAEQNHRIRRKRDYERSAGEAVQSGTIEAAIKGLKEQGFTYVEVKEIMEGMSLELVMTAHPTEAMRRAILDIHKRIADDVMQLDNPTLTFREREQLREKLLNEVITLWQTDELRDRKPTVLDEVRNGMYYFHETLFHVLPEVYQELERSLTKYYPEHYWHVPAYLRFGSWIGGDRDGNPSVTADVTWQTLRMQRKLAVREYQHILSDLFKHLSFCTTIIDVTDELMASIQRDRLQVKLQKTQQWNNEKEPYRIKLTYMVEKLHNLLDDAKKDTPERYANVSEFIEDLKIIDRSLRHHYADYVADTHLKKLIRQVELFGFHTATLDVRQHSKEHENAMTEILANMNIVPNYSELEEEEKVKLLEKLLNDPRPLTSPYQDYSESTNECLEVYRAIYRAQQEYGKQCITSYLISMTEAASDILEVMVFAKEVGLFHKEADGSVTCTLQSVPLFETIDDLHAAPGIMNQLFTMPIYRQSVAAMNDLQEIMLGYSDSNKDGGVVTANWELRVAMKQITATANQYGVKLKFFHGRGGALGRGGMPLNRSILVQPPETIGGGIKITEQGEVLSSRYSLRGIAYRSLEQATSALIEANKLAKLRQKCNPEEERWEEIMAGISETSLSKYQDLVFREPNFLKFFRESTPLVEIGELNIGSRPSKRKNSDRFEDLRAIPWVFAWTQSRYLFPAWYAAGTGLMNFYQNKEENLKILQEMYQHFSFFRSVIDTLQFALIKADLVIAQEYANMCSDSEAKERVFGQIEEEFRLTREMVLKIAGISEILDNVPGLQESIRLRNPYVDPLSYLQVQLLAELRSVREQGEDDAHLLREVLLTINGIAAGLRNTG
- the sigW gene encoding RNA polymerase sigma factor SigW — its product is MDLGENTVVDHFDARLVKLARKGDQGAFAELVDLYKDKLFHLGYRMLSNRHEAEDVVQETFLRVHKNWSRYDDKQKFSTWIYRIATNLCIDRLRKRKPSYYLDAEMNDQEGMDGYTLIPGDDKTPETEYLLSETQRTIHQAIAGLPAKYKSVIILRYLQEMSLQEISEVLDMPVTTVKTRVHRGREFLRKKLEHKVL
- a CDS encoding zf-HC2 domain-containing protein, coding for MECKQASSLMHDYLDGELSRDEALALKQHMQTCPVCQERFKELEQTEMMLFATIKHTSLSAPDELVNRIISQIPNQPKQQAWIKWIKRHPALTAAAMFLLVMLFSAVSFWDTDDQLVVKGTNLDQVIIHGDTVTVPDNSKIAGNLTIENGKAEIYGEVEGNLTVIDGTFYQASTAHISGQVKEIDRALDWIWYRITNTFTEVAYR
- the cdaA gene encoding diadenylate cyclase CdaA gives rise to the protein MSYFSNMTWQDTIKDVIDILIVTYIIYQLILLVRGTRAVQLLKGILVLVVIWAVSTWFDLYTLKWLMNQMFTFGVLAIFIIFQPELRRALEQLGRGKLFGRSSADEEQFGKEIGEIIKAVNYLSRRKIGALIVFERDTGLNEYTESGIPMQSLISSQLLINIFIPNTPLHDGAVIIQGHKISAAACYLPLSENPFISKELGTRHRAAIGISEVGDAVSIVVSEETGQISLAINGQVVRDINEESLISKLYEELGPDSSANEKRRPFRRRKEAGKNG
- a CDS encoding CdaR family protein, which translates into the protein MDKWLTHNNFAKVLALVVSIILWAMVHLDSGTPVDSTTLAQPKIIDNVNIEVTGLNDEKYVLYDLEPTKVRMEVKGKRIDLTTSFSDYKVKLNLKNVGPGTFTLPLTYELPPGVQLVSIDPSIVKVTVEAKETKTVPVSIVTKGQPANGLLLGSPIVAGSGTVDVTLPASEIGELSKVQGTVDVTGLKDSVKGKSVKLTAYDKQGKAMESAEISPSSVEVDVPITKMYKTVPIELRYTGQLPAGYVLAGAEPDVEGVALYGTKETLAGISSYPITVDLGRFDGSNATKYSVDLTPPEGFEKIEPSSVTVTLNVKPSEQKQVEGIPITLENVGSLYNAKVIRPADRLVSLTLLGADDVLAKLAAADIQAAADLSDLGAGLHTVPVNVKLPAYVELADASKGLTIDVELTEKDMPAATEPEEDTGKQENQTDPGTSGNGGNPGNQQSENNAERPAGNDSSANQGDDAGTANNGAAGGA